The following are encoded together in the Zingiber officinale cultivar Zhangliang chromosome 8A, Zo_v1.1, whole genome shotgun sequence genome:
- the LOC122008079 gene encoding transcription factor NIGT1-like produces MEMVERGQRFRHDYIRALEEERKKIEVFQRELPLCLQLVTQAIESVEEQMCEEERLLSGNEPVLAEFIPLKPSLASTAEEEVERGEQAASGSDAKPDWLRSVHLWNQCADTGPRVEPPVKPIAVNLKKMGGAFKPFEREKHAAPPPVASTAAAASSTTSASGSRGCGGNGSTRGDKEKERQSLTNRKTRRCWSPELHHRFVDALQLLGGAHVATPKQIRELMKVNGLTNDEVKSHLQKYRLHNRRSGMAAQSTSSTSSTPAPQIVLVGGILVPPPQPPTGGSCAPPGGVYAPVARHYPSESRSPKQQQQATQVLPGTCSGDRDDGSDDDDEVTNSASLSASATSQTTIASPSF; encoded by the exons ATGGAGATGGTCGAGCGTGGGCAGCGGTTCCGCCATGACTACATTCGCGCGCTCGAGGAGGAGCGCAAGAAGATCGAGGTCTTCCAGAGAGAGCTGCCGCTTTGCCTTCAACTCGTCACGCAAG CGATCGAGAGCGTGGAGGAGCAGATGTGTGAGGAGGAGAGGTTATTGAGCGGTAATGAGCCGGTATTGGCAGAGTTCATCCCTCTGAAACCGAGCTTAGCGTCgacggcggaggaggaggtggagagAGGTGAGCAGGCGGCCAGCGGCTCTGATGCGAAGCCGGACTGGCTAAGATCTGTCCATCTATGGAATCAGTGCGCCGACACTGGCCCGAGAGTG GAACCGCCGGTGAAGCCCATAGCTGTGAACCTGAAGAAGATGGGCGGCGCTTTCAAACCTTTTGAGCGAGAGAAGCACGCTGCCCCTCCGCCGGTGGCGTCGACAGCAGCGGCCGCTAGTTCTACAACTAGCGCCAGTGGTAGCCGAGGATGTGGCGGAAACGGTAGCACCAGAGGAGACAAGGAGAAGGAAAGGCAATCTCTGACCAATCGAAAAACCAGACGCTGCTGGTCGCCGGAGCTCCACCACCGCTTCGTCGACGCCCTTCAACTGCTCGGTGGTGCCCATG TTGCAACCCCGAAGCAGATCCGCGAGCTGATGAAGGTGAATGGGCTCACCAACGACGAAGTCAAGAGCCATTTGCAG AAATACCGACTGCACAATAGACGATCAGGCATGGCAGCTCAGAGCACCAGCAGCACCAGCAGCACCCCGGCGCCCCAGATTGTGTTGGTCGGTGGCATTTTGGTCCCGCCGCCGCAGCCCCCTACGGGTGGTTCTTGTGCTCCTCCCGGCGGAGTCTATGCGCCGGTGGCAAGACACTACCCATCGGAGTCGAGGTCTCCGAAGCAGCAGCAGCAAGCGACACAAGTATTGCCCGGAACATGCAGTGGAGATAGAGATGATGGCAGTGATGACGACGATGAAGTGACCAACTCTGCGTCCCTTTCTGCCTCTGCAACTTCCCAAACGACGATAGCGTCGCCTTCCTTTTGa